The following proteins are encoded in a genomic region of Planococcus lenghuensis:
- a CDS encoding SDR family oxidoreductase: MKIPLRAVEDQVIVITGATSGIGLATARMAAEKGAKIIAVSRNEDALRQLIDELRNHGHTAEWIKADVGQEGAAERIAETAIAAFGGFDTWVNNAAITIFGKAMDVPATDMHRLIDTNFWGVVHGSRTAVNYFKRTGKPGALINVGSIYGSRGANLQSIYSAAKFAVHGWTESLRTELENDRVPVSVSLIHPGRIDTPFNEHAVNYLPKHPAHRGYLYHPEAVADAILHCAAHPRRDMYIGTQAKLLTAASMLAPRLMDKVLAVAMYPTHHDSRPSDPGEDNSLYQPGYGMHEQGTNKGPVKHRSLYVQATKQPWLPVLAVAGLAAAFWKTSRDKRTKPDLRN; this comes from the coding sequence ATGAAAATTCCATTAAGGGCTGTTGAAGACCAAGTCATCGTCATTACCGGCGCCACAAGTGGCATCGGCCTCGCCACTGCCCGGATGGCTGCTGAAAAAGGCGCGAAAATTATAGCCGTTTCAAGGAACGAAGACGCGTTGCGACAGCTGATTGACGAATTGAGAAACCATGGCCATACTGCGGAATGGATAAAAGCGGACGTTGGACAAGAAGGGGCAGCAGAACGGATTGCAGAAACTGCCATCGCCGCGTTCGGCGGTTTTGACACGTGGGTGAACAACGCAGCCATCACGATCTTCGGCAAAGCAATGGATGTACCGGCTACAGATATGCACCGACTGATCGATACGAATTTCTGGGGTGTCGTCCATGGTTCGCGGACAGCAGTAAACTATTTCAAAAGAACGGGAAAACCCGGTGCCCTGATTAATGTCGGCAGTATCTACGGGAGCAGAGGCGCTAACCTGCAGTCCATTTATTCAGCTGCCAAATTCGCGGTGCACGGCTGGACCGAAAGCCTGCGGACGGAACTTGAAAACGACCGCGTCCCGGTATCCGTTTCACTCATCCACCCCGGCCGGATCGATACCCCATTCAATGAACACGCTGTCAATTATTTACCAAAGCATCCGGCACACAGAGGATACCTTTATCATCCTGAAGCGGTCGCTGATGCCATCCTGCACTGCGCGGCACACCCTAGACGGGACATGTACATCGGGACGCAGGCGAAACTCCTAACCGCTGCATCTATGCTCGCTCCCCGCCTGATGGATAAAGTACTTGCCGTGGCGATGTATCCCACCCATCACGACAGCCGGCCTTCGGATCCCGGCGAGGATAACTCCCTTTACCAGCCCGGATACGGCATGCATGAACAAGGGACCAATAAAGGCCCGGTAAAACACAGAAGTCTCTATGTGCAAGCCACAAAGCAGCCATGGCTGCCGGTACTTGCTGTTGCCGGATTGGCTGCAGCCTTCTGGAAAACCAGCCGGGACAAGCGGACGAAACCGGATCTCCGAAATTGA
- a CDS encoding DEAD/DEAH box helicase, whose protein sequence is MTTFQDYTLKPFLKEAIGRLGFTEPTPIQKEMMPLILKGTSAIGQSHTGTGKTHSFLIPILQRIDETRDEVQAVICTPTRELGTQLFNELQKLTEGTDISSRLLIGGTDKQRAIGRLKTQPQIVIGTPGRLKDLVNEQALLVHKADILVVDEADLAFDMGFIEEIDQVAGRMRENLEMYVFSATIPEKLKPFLKKYMESPIHIKMGDKKPVAEGLDFYLVPVRGKSKTNRLVEVMNAINPYLAIIFTNTKQTAESVAKELSQQGIRVGQIHGNLPPRERTKVMKQVRDLEFQYIVATDLAARGIDIPGISHVINYEIPEDLEFFIHRVGRTARAGMKGLAITLYNPEDEDALVRVEKMGIPFEQKDVKDGEFTDLKERHSRKKRPKTQNEADLKADSLVRKPNKVKPGYKKKMSYEKEQIKKRERRVNRKK, encoded by the coding sequence ATGACAACTTTTCAAGACTATACACTCAAGCCCTTTTTGAAAGAGGCAATCGGCCGGCTAGGATTTACGGAACCGACGCCGATCCAAAAAGAAATGATGCCGCTGATTTTAAAAGGCACAAGCGCCATTGGCCAATCCCATACCGGAACCGGCAAGACGCACAGTTTTTTGATTCCCATCTTGCAGCGCATCGATGAAACGCGGGATGAAGTGCAAGCGGTCATCTGCACACCGACGCGTGAACTCGGCACGCAATTGTTCAACGAATTGCAGAAGCTGACAGAAGGAACGGACATTTCTTCCCGCCTGCTGATCGGCGGGACGGACAAGCAGCGGGCGATCGGCAGACTGAAAACGCAGCCGCAAATCGTCATCGGCACACCGGGACGGCTGAAAGACCTGGTCAATGAACAGGCGCTGCTCGTCCATAAAGCGGATATCCTTGTTGTTGATGAAGCGGATCTCGCATTCGATATGGGGTTCATCGAAGAAATCGACCAAGTGGCAGGACGCATGCGGGAGAACCTGGAAATGTACGTCTTTTCCGCAACGATTCCTGAAAAGCTGAAGCCGTTTCTGAAGAAATACATGGAATCGCCGATCCATATTAAAATGGGCGACAAAAAACCGGTGGCGGAAGGGCTCGATTTCTATCTCGTGCCGGTGCGCGGCAAGTCGAAAACGAATCGCCTCGTGGAAGTTATGAATGCGATTAATCCGTATTTGGCCATCATCTTCACGAACACGAAGCAGACGGCGGAATCAGTCGCAAAAGAACTTTCCCAGCAAGGCATCCGGGTGGGCCAGATTCACGGCAACCTGCCGCCGCGTGAGCGGACGAAAGTCATGAAACAAGTGCGCGATCTGGAATTCCAGTATATCGTCGCCACAGATCTCGCTGCCCGCGGAATCGACATTCCGGGAATCAGCCATGTCATTAATTATGAAATTCCGGAAGACTTGGAATTCTTCATTCACCGGGTCGGACGAACCGCCCGGGCAGGGATGAAAGGTCTCGCCATCACGCTTTACAACCCCGAAGACGAAGATGCGCTTGTGCGCGTCGAGAAAATGGGCATTCCATTTGAACAGAAAGACGTGAAAGATGGCGAATTCACCGACCTGAAAGAGCGCCACAGCCGCAAAAAACGGCCGAAGACACAGAATGAAGCGGATTTGAAAGCTGATTCACTTGTCCGGAAACCGAATAAAGTGAAACCGGGCTATAAGAAAAAAATGAGCTACGAAAAAGAACAGATCAAAAAGCGGGAACGCCGCGTTAACCGGAAG
- a CDS encoding 4-hydroxy-3-methylbut-2-enyl diphosphate reductase produces the protein MKVMKISPRGYCYGVVDAMVIAKNAALDPNLPRPIYILGMIVHNKHVTDAFEQDGIITLDGENRLDILSKVDSGTVIFTAHGVSPQVREMARQKGLVSIDATCPDVTVTHDLIREMTGNGYEIIYIGKKGHPEPEGAMGIAPDKVHLVQTLEDAEGLAIDSDKIIITNQTTMSQWDVKNLMARLQERYPNAEVHKEICLATQVRQEAVAEQAGEADLLIVVGDPMSNNSNRLAQVSQDIAGTPAYRVTDLSQLKLEWLEGIETVAVTAGASTPTPIVKEILKFLDQYDPADPATHSLARTVTVDKILPKIKNPKPVKRIEPYPAK, from the coding sequence GTGAAAGTAATGAAAATTTCGCCAAGGGGCTATTGTTATGGGGTTGTCGATGCGATGGTGATTGCAAAAAATGCCGCCCTCGATCCGAACTTGCCCCGCCCGATTTACATTCTCGGCATGATTGTACACAATAAACACGTAACGGATGCCTTCGAACAGGACGGCATCATTACGCTTGACGGTGAAAACCGGTTAGATATCTTAAGTAAAGTGGACAGCGGAACCGTCATCTTTACTGCACATGGCGTTTCTCCGCAAGTCCGGGAAATGGCCCGCCAGAAAGGCCTTGTTTCCATCGATGCGACGTGCCCCGATGTCACGGTTACCCATGATTTGATCCGGGAAATGACCGGCAACGGCTATGAGATCATCTATATCGGCAAAAAAGGCCATCCGGAACCGGAAGGCGCCATGGGGATCGCTCCAGACAAAGTTCATCTTGTCCAGACACTGGAAGATGCAGAAGGTTTGGCTATTGATTCAGATAAAATCATTATCACGAACCAGACGACAATGAGCCAGTGGGACGTAAAGAATTTAATGGCCCGGCTACAGGAGCGCTACCCGAACGCCGAAGTGCATAAGGAAATCTGCCTTGCAACACAGGTCCGGCAGGAAGCCGTTGCCGAACAGGCCGGTGAAGCCGATCTGCTGATTGTTGTCGGCGATCCGATGAGCAATAACTCGAACCGCCTGGCGCAAGTATCGCAAGACATCGCCGGTACACCTGCTTACCGCGTTACCGACTTGTCGCAATTAAAACTGGAATGGCTCGAGGGAATCGAAACAGTGGCGGTGACCGCCGGTGCATCGACACCGACGCCGATCGTCAAAGAAATCCTGAAGTTTCTGGATCAGTACGATCCGGCTGATCCGGCTACCCACAGCCTGGCACGTACAGTAACCGTGGATAAGATTCTTCCAAAAATCAAAAATCCGAAACCGGTCAAGCGAATCGAGCCGTATCCGGCAAAATAA